One window from the genome of Paraneptunicella aestuarii encodes:
- a CDS encoding co-chaperone GroES: MAIRPLHDRVIVKRQEQESKSAGGIVLTGSAAEKSTRGKVVAVGNGRILENGEVRALDVKVGDIVVFNDGYGVKTEKLDGEEVLIMSENDILAIVE; the protein is encoded by the coding sequence ATGGCAATTCGTCCTTTACACGATCGCGTAATCGTTAAACGCCAAGAGCAAGAAAGCAAATCTGCTGGTGGTATTGTACTAACAGGCTCTGCCGCCGAAAAATCAACTCGCGGTAAAGTTGTTGCTGTTGGTAATGGTCGTATTTTAGAAAACGGTGAAGTTCGTGCCCTAGATGTAAAAGTTGGCGATATCGTTGTTTTTAATGATGGTTACGGTGTGAAAACCGAAAAGCTTGATGGTGAAGAAGTGCTTATCATGAGCGAAAACGATATTTTGGCCATCGTTGAATAA
- the ltrA gene encoding group II intron reverse transcriptase/maturase, which translates to MSATLLVPAFPHKPSSWHSINWGKTQRQVRGLQVRIAKATKEQQWRKVKALQRMLVRSFAAKAMAVKRVTENRGKGTPGVDGQLWSTPECKWRAIFRLTRTGYKPMPLRRVYIPKANGKRRPLGIPTMLDRSMQALYLLALEPVSETTADRNSYGFRPMRATADAIEQCFVALSRKNSAKWILEGDIKGCFDNISHDWLLANIPLDKQVLRKWLKAGFMESGNLHPTDAGTPQGGIISPVLANMALDGLESFLESHFGKKNTKASYKTKVNFVRYADDFIITGISKELLIDEVKPLVEAFMADRGLQLSPEKTLVTHVSEGFDFLGQNVRSYNGKLLIKPSRKNMRNLLAKVKSIISGNKTVTASLLVKLLNPVLQGWANYHKHVVAKETFNYVDYRVWKMLWQWCKRRHLGRRKRWIKTKYFHSIGNRSWVFSGEPKPGVKAWLVYTMDTEIRRHIKIKAEANPYLPEFEMYFEQRLERLWKSSMSGRERLLTLWLRQKKRCVICNQLITKETGWHIHHIVERVNGGSDKLSNLVLLHPNCHRQIHHRTII; encoded by the coding sequence ATGAGTGCGACATTGTTAGTACCTGCGTTCCCACACAAACCGTCGAGTTGGCACAGTATTAACTGGGGTAAAACGCAACGGCAAGTGAGAGGACTACAAGTACGGATCGCGAAGGCGACTAAGGAACAACAATGGCGCAAAGTGAAAGCTTTGCAACGTATGTTGGTACGTTCGTTTGCAGCCAAAGCAATGGCGGTTAAACGAGTGACGGAGAACAGAGGTAAAGGAACGCCCGGTGTTGATGGGCAATTGTGGAGTACCCCTGAGTGCAAATGGAGGGCTATTTTTCGATTAACGCGAACAGGTTATAAACCCATGCCTTTACGGCGGGTTTATATTCCTAAAGCAAACGGCAAACGCCGTCCTTTAGGCATTCCGACTATGCTTGACAGATCGATGCAAGCTTTATACTTGCTCGCTTTAGAGCCTGTTTCGGAAACCACCGCAGATCGAAATAGTTACGGCTTTCGCCCAATGCGTGCTACTGCCGATGCAATCGAGCAATGCTTTGTTGCGTTAAGCAGGAAGAACTCGGCCAAATGGATCTTGGAAGGCGATATTAAAGGGTGCTTCGACAATATTAGCCACGACTGGTTACTTGCCAATATTCCATTGGATAAACAGGTACTCAGAAAATGGTTAAAGGCCGGATTCATGGAATCAGGTAATTTGCATCCGACAGATGCTGGTACACCTCAAGGTGGGATTATCTCACCTGTACTGGCAAACATGGCATTAGATGGTTTGGAATCGTTTCTGGAATCTCATTTTGGGAAAAAGAACACCAAAGCCAGCTATAAAACCAAAGTGAATTTTGTGCGATATGCTGACGACTTCATTATTACAGGTATCTCGAAAGAGTTATTGATTGATGAAGTCAAACCACTTGTTGAAGCCTTTATGGCTGACAGGGGTTTGCAGCTATCACCTGAGAAAACTTTAGTGACTCATGTGTCGGAAGGCTTTGACTTTCTTGGTCAGAATGTTCGCAGTTATAACGGCAAGCTGTTAATTAAGCCCAGCCGGAAAAACATGCGTAATTTACTGGCAAAAGTGAAAAGCATTATTTCAGGTAACAAAACGGTGACAGCCAGTTTATTGGTGAAACTGCTTAACCCTGTATTGCAGGGTTGGGCTAACTACCATAAACACGTTGTCGCCAAAGAAACCTTTAATTATGTGGATTATCGGGTTTGGAAAATGCTTTGGCAATGGTGCAAACGGAGACATTTAGGTCGGCGTAAACGATGGATTAAAACGAAATACTTTCATTCCATTGGCAACCGTAGCTGGGTGTTTTCCGGTGAACCAAAACCAGGAGTTAAAGCTTGGCTGGTTTATACCATGGACACGGAAATTAGGAGGCATATAAAGATCAAAGCAGAAGCTAATCCCTATCTGCCGGAATTTGAGATGTATTTTGAACAGCGCCTTGAGCGTTTGTGGAAATCCTCAATGAGTGGCAGAGAAAGGTTGCTCACGCTTTGGTTGAGACAAAAGAAACGCTGTGTTATTTGCAACCAACTGATTACCAAAGAAACAGGATGGCATATTCATCATATTGTGGAACGGGTAAACGGGGGTAGCGACAAACTCAGCAATCTGGTGTTATTGCATCCTAATTGTCATCGGCAAATTCACCATAGGACAATTATTTAA
- the accC gene encoding acetyl-CoA carboxylase biotin carboxylase subunit produces the protein MLDKVLIANRGEIALRILRACKELGIKTVAVHSSADKDLKHVLLADESICIGRASATESYLNIPAIIAAAEVTNSVAIHPGYGFLAENANFAEQVEKSGFIFIGPKADTINLMGDKVSAIEAMKKAGVPCVPGSDGPLGENGDTNKSIAKRIGYPIIIKAAGGGGGRGMRVVHNEKDLLESIAMTKAEAKAAFNNDVVYMEKFLENPRHVEIQVLADGQGNAVHLCERDCSMQRRHQKVVEEAPAPGITPEMRARIGERCCNACVDIGYRGAGTFEFLYENGEFYFIEMNTRIQVEHPVTEMITGVDLIKEQLRIAAGQPLSIDQSEIRVRGHAIECRINAEDPKTFIPSPGTITRFHPAGGMGVRWDSHIYSGYTVPPYYDSMIGKLITYGESRDVAIARMRHALDELVVDGIKTNIPLQKRIMSDQNFRNGGTNILYLEWKLQHEEEAQ, from the coding sequence ATGCTGGATAAAGTTCTAATTGCAAACCGTGGCGAGATTGCCCTACGGATCTTGCGTGCCTGCAAAGAGTTAGGCATCAAGACGGTAGCTGTGCATTCCTCGGCGGATAAAGATCTCAAACACGTGTTGTTGGCTGACGAATCTATTTGTATTGGTCGTGCATCAGCAACAGAAAGTTATTTAAACATCCCCGCTATTATCGCTGCGGCAGAAGTTACCAATTCTGTTGCTATTCACCCTGGATATGGCTTTTTGGCTGAGAATGCTAATTTTGCTGAGCAGGTTGAAAAAAGCGGCTTTATCTTCATTGGCCCTAAAGCTGACACCATCAATTTGATGGGCGATAAGGTTTCTGCTATCGAAGCGATGAAGAAAGCGGGTGTTCCATGCGTACCGGGTTCTGATGGGCCTCTAGGTGAAAATGGCGATACTAACAAATCTATCGCCAAGCGTATTGGATACCCGATTATCATTAAAGCTGCCGGTGGTGGTGGTGGTCGTGGTATGCGTGTGGTTCATAATGAGAAAGATTTGCTTGAATCTATCGCGATGACCAAGGCTGAAGCGAAAGCTGCTTTCAACAACGACGTTGTTTATATGGAGAAATTCCTTGAAAACCCACGTCACGTTGAAATTCAGGTTCTGGCTGATGGTCAGGGCAATGCGGTTCACTTGTGTGAACGTGATTGCTCTATGCAACGTCGTCACCAGAAAGTGGTTGAAGAAGCGCCAGCACCAGGTATCACTCCTGAGATGCGTGCTCGCATTGGTGAGCGTTGCTGTAATGCGTGTGTGGATATTGGCTATCGTGGTGCGGGTACTTTCGAGTTCTTGTATGAAAACGGCGAGTTCTATTTCATTGAAATGAACACACGTATTCAGGTTGAGCATCCGGTGACTGAAATGATTACTGGCGTTGACTTGATTAAGGAGCAATTACGTATTGCTGCAGGTCAGCCGTTGTCTATCGACCAGTCAGAAATTCGTGTTCGAGGCCATGCCATCGAGTGCCGTATTAATGCTGAAGATCCGAAAACTTTCATTCCATCACCTGGAACTATTACTCGATTCCATCCTGCGGGTGGCATGGGAGTGCGTTGGGATTCTCACATTTATTCTGGTTACACAGTACCGCCTTACTATGATTCGATGATCGGTAAACTGATCACTTATGGTGAGAGTCGTGATGTTGCTATTGCCCGTATGCGTCATGCATTGGATGAATTGGTTGTTGACGGTATCAAGACCAATATTCCGCTGCAAAAACGTATTATGTCAGACCAGAACTTCCGTAATGGTGGCACTAACATTCTGTATCTTGAATGGAAGTTGCAACACGAGGAAGAAGCTCAATAA
- the accB gene encoding acetyl-CoA carboxylase biotin carboxyl carrier protein produces MDIRKIKKLIELVEESGIAELEITEGEESVRINRYSAAPAYAMAPATYTAPAPAPAPAAAAPAAAEAPVAAAPSGHIVRSPMVGTFYRSSSPGAKAFVEIGDTVKVGDTLCIVEAMKMMNQIESDKAGVVKEILVENQGTVEFDQPLFVIE; encoded by the coding sequence ATGGATATTCGAAAAATCAAAAAACTCATCGAGCTGGTAGAAGAGTCTGGTATTGCTGAGTTGGAAATTACTGAAGGTGAAGAATCTGTACGTATTAACCGCTACAGTGCTGCCCCGGCGTATGCTATGGCTCCAGCTACTTATACAGCTCCTGCACCAGCCCCTGCTCCAGCCGCTGCTGCGCCTGCGGCTGCGGAAGCGCCAGTTGCTGCTGCGCCTTCAGGTCACATTGTTCGTTCTCCAATGGTTGGCACTTTCTACCGTTCATCTTCTCCAGGTGCGAAAGCCTTCGTTGAAATTGGCGACACTGTAAAAGTGGGCGACACGCTTTGTATCGTTGAAGCGATGAAGATGATGAACCAAATCGAAAGTGACAAAGCTGGTGTTGTAAAAGAGATCTTGGTTGAAAACCAAGGCACGGTCGAATTCGACCAGCCGCTGTTCGTTATCGAATAA
- a CDS encoding FxsA family protein produces MPIVEISLLLQVGDIIGGWNTLAIVIITAFIGASLVRQQGTQTFVQAQHKMHQGQLPGQELAEGLLLLIAGVLLVTPGFITDIIGLLFTLPITRPMIASYLVKNFFNKMTMNANQSFTYTYHSEHHRSNSQSQEDIIEGEFRRTDNPAIKDVNNDKEQP; encoded by the coding sequence ATGCCTATTGTAGAAATTTCCCTGTTGTTGCAGGTGGGTGACATCATCGGCGGCTGGAACACTTTGGCGATTGTGATCATCACGGCATTTATTGGTGCATCACTGGTTCGCCAACAAGGAACACAAACCTTTGTTCAAGCGCAGCATAAAATGCATCAAGGACAGCTTCCCGGTCAAGAGCTTGCCGAAGGATTATTATTATTAATTGCTGGCGTGCTATTAGTTACCCCGGGATTTATTACCGACATTATCGGCCTGCTGTTTACCTTGCCCATCACTCGTCCTATGATTGCCAGCTACCTGGTTAAAAACTTCTTCAATAAAATGACGATGAATGCCAATCAATCGTTTACCTACACCTATCACTCAGAACATCACCGTTCAAATTCACAATCCCAAGAAGACATTATTGAAGGTGAATTTCGCCGAACCGACAATCCTGCAATCAAGGATGTAAACAACGATAAAGAACAGCCTTAA
- the aroQ gene encoding type II 3-dehydroquinate dehydratase, translated as MRILLLNGPNLNMLGKREPAVYGSQSLQDIVNGLDVLAGTLGVTLEHYQSNAEHLLIEKIHNAMGSQDFIIINPGAFTHTSVALRDALLSVAIPFIEVHLSNVHAREPFRKHSYLADVAQGVICGFGALGYEFALRAAVAKLSAQS; from the coding sequence ATGCGGATTTTATTACTTAATGGCCCTAACTTAAATATGCTGGGTAAGCGTGAGCCAGCGGTTTATGGTTCTCAATCTTTGCAAGATATCGTTAATGGTCTGGATGTGTTAGCCGGAACATTAGGCGTAACCTTGGAGCATTATCAGAGCAATGCCGAGCATTTGTTGATCGAGAAGATCCACAATGCTATGGGAAGTCAGGATTTCATTATTATCAATCCTGGCGCTTTTACCCATACCAGTGTTGCTCTTCGTGATGCATTACTAAGTGTAGCCATTCCCTTTATTGAAGTGCATTTGTCTAATGTTCACGCCCGTGAACCCTTCCGTAAACACTCCTATTTGGCGGATGTTGCGCAAGGGGTGATTTGTGGTTTCGGTGCATTGGGCTACGAATTCGCGTTGCGAGCGGCAGTAGCAAAACTGTCTGCGCAATCTTAA
- the upp gene encoding uracil phosphoribosyltransferase, which produces MRELNISTKSFRELASEIGNLLTYEATRHLPTEEVEIMGWQEKPIKVKRIVGKTLTLVPILRAGLGMLDGVMSLVPTAKVSVVGLYRDEETLEPVAYFDKVVKDIHQRTALIVDPMLATGGTMKAAIELIKSKGCTDIMCLVLLACPEGIKTITDAHPDVDIYTATIDEGLNEKGYIIPGVGDAGDKIFGTQ; this is translated from the coding sequence ATGCGAGAGCTAAACATTAGTACGAAAAGTTTTCGCGAGCTCGCCAGTGAAATAGGCAACCTTCTAACTTACGAGGCAACACGTCACCTTCCGACAGAAGAAGTTGAAATAATGGGATGGCAAGAAAAACCCATCAAAGTTAAGCGTATTGTGGGAAAAACTCTCACTTTAGTACCTATTTTGCGCGCAGGATTGGGAATGTTAGACGGCGTAATGAGTCTGGTTCCCACCGCCAAAGTCAGTGTTGTAGGTTTATACCGAGATGAAGAAACATTAGAGCCTGTAGCTTATTTCGATAAGGTCGTTAAAGACATCCACCAACGAACAGCGCTGATCGTGGATCCCATGCTCGCTACGGGTGGAACAATGAAAGCCGCTATTGAGCTGATCAAAAGCAAAGGCTGTACCGATATTATGTGCCTGGTATTGCTGGCTTGTCCTGAAGGTATTAAGACGATTACCGATGCTCACCCCGACGTCGATATTTACACAGCAACCATTGATGAGGGACTCAATGAAAAAGGTTATATCATCCCTGGTGTGGGTGATGCTGGAGACAAGATATTCGGAACTCAATAA
- a CDS encoding protein-disulfide reductase DsbD, with translation MNKINPLFARIFWIFFCFISVTFHVQGQQNDFMSDLFQEQPEFLPVDQAFQFDFYQKDDQLTLSWQIAEGYYLYKKQFKTVVKQAELGEPVFPEAREIEDEFFGVSDVFFEHVDVQFPIKHSINDGVVKIQYQGCAELGLCYPPTTKVVYLSEVVAKATDSGNHATEPSSVISIKEQESSSAPVSEQFQLLDLLKSQDSMFLTLLGFLLLGIGLAFTPCVFPMYPIISGIVVGQGKNANTSHTLSLSLIYVQGMALTYSLLGLVVASAGVQFQAALQHPAILTVLIVVFVALAAAMFGAYELQLPSSWQVKLNNLSNQQKGGSYFGVFVMGAISGLVASPCTTAPLTAILLYIAQSGDLMLGFTALYVLSFGMGIPLVAFAVTGGKLLPKAGNWMNVVKVTFGFMMLAVALVFVERMYSGFWISMVWGVLGLAMFGYYYEKNQQTVLTFWKGVRTVVIFLGMFASAIYGYEKIRDSLMPETAQQVGTEMAHLQFKIVKNYADFEQKVAQANAQGKSVMIDLYADWCVACKEFEKYTFPDPRVKAVLANTELFQIDLTDNTPENLEFQEAFSVLGLPTIMFFDVNGTELERARVTGFMPADRFAEHINRALK, from the coding sequence ATGAATAAAATAAACCCTCTATTTGCTCGTATTTTTTGGATTTTCTTTTGCTTTATTAGTGTTACGTTCCATGTTCAGGGGCAGCAAAATGACTTTATGTCAGATCTGTTCCAGGAGCAGCCGGAATTCTTGCCTGTGGATCAGGCATTTCAGTTCGATTTTTATCAAAAGGACGATCAACTAACGCTCAGCTGGCAAATTGCTGAGGGTTACTACCTCTACAAGAAACAATTTAAAACCGTGGTGAAACAGGCCGAGTTGGGGGAGCCTGTTTTCCCTGAAGCTCGCGAAATAGAAGATGAATTCTTCGGCGTGTCGGATGTCTTTTTTGAGCACGTAGATGTTCAGTTTCCTATAAAGCATTCCATTAACGATGGTGTGGTTAAGATCCAATATCAAGGCTGTGCCGAGCTCGGATTGTGTTACCCGCCTACGACAAAGGTTGTGTATTTGTCTGAGGTAGTTGCCAAGGCAACTGATTCTGGCAACCATGCAACAGAACCTTCTTCGGTTATATCGATTAAAGAGCAAGAAAGTTCAAGCGCGCCTGTGTCTGAACAATTCCAGTTACTGGATTTGCTAAAAAGCCAGGACAGTATGTTTTTAACATTGTTAGGCTTTTTGTTGCTGGGTATTGGCCTTGCTTTCACACCATGCGTATTTCCCATGTATCCCATTATTTCTGGCATTGTTGTGGGACAAGGAAAGAACGCTAACACCAGTCATACGTTGAGTTTGTCTCTGATTTACGTTCAAGGGATGGCTCTGACCTATTCATTGTTAGGGTTGGTTGTGGCCAGTGCGGGTGTGCAGTTTCAGGCAGCATTACAGCACCCTGCCATTTTGACGGTTTTAATCGTGGTGTTTGTTGCCTTGGCTGCGGCGATGTTTGGAGCATATGAGTTGCAATTGCCGTCAAGTTGGCAGGTTAAACTGAATAATCTGAGCAACCAGCAAAAAGGCGGCAGTTACTTTGGCGTGTTTGTGATGGGAGCGATTTCCGGATTAGTGGCGTCGCCTTGTACTACAGCACCGTTAACCGCTATTTTGCTCTATATCGCGCAAAGCGGCGATTTGATGTTGGGCTTTACGGCGCTTTACGTACTTAGTTTTGGCATGGGTATTCCACTGGTTGCCTTTGCTGTGACTGGCGGTAAGTTGCTACCTAAAGCTGGCAACTGGATGAATGTGGTTAAAGTGACGTTCGGTTTTATGATGCTGGCTGTGGCGCTGGTGTTCGTTGAACGCATGTATAGTGGTTTCTGGATAAGCATGGTTTGGGGCGTATTAGGCTTAGCCATGTTTGGTTACTACTATGAGAAGAATCAACAAACGGTCTTGACCTTCTGGAAGGGTGTTCGAACGGTTGTCATTTTCTTGGGAATGTTTGCTTCTGCCATTTATGGTTATGAAAAAATTCGTGATTCTTTGATGCCGGAAACTGCACAGCAAGTTGGTACAGAAATGGCGCATTTGCAGTTCAAGATTGTGAAGAATTACGCTGATTTTGAACAAAAAGTCGCGCAAGCCAATGCTCAGGGTAAATCGGTAATGATCGACCTTTATGCGGATTGGTGTGTGGCTTGTAAGGAATTTGAAAAATACACCTTTCCGGATCCTCGAGTGAAAGCCGTATTAGCGAATACCGAGCTATTCCAAATCGATCTTACCGACAACACGCCTGAAAATTTGGAGTTCCAGGAAGCCTTTAGCGTGTTAGGGCTGCCGACCATTATGTTTTTTGATGTGAATGGAACAGAATTGGAAAGAGCCAGAGTGACGGGGTTTATGCCGGCAGATCGCTTTGCTGAGCATATTAATCGCGCTTTGAAGTGA
- the cutA gene encoding divalent-cation tolerance protein CutA has translation MSDFCVILCTCPNMSVARDIAYRAVKSQLAACVNIVPGVVSVYMWEGTVQQDQECQVIVKTKKSVEKELRESMFELHSYDLPEWVVLDISHASEDYADWIRKSVK, from the coding sequence ATGTCAGACTTTTGCGTAATTTTGTGTACTTGCCCCAATATGTCGGTGGCGAGAGATATTGCATATCGTGCGGTTAAATCCCAGTTGGCTGCATGTGTGAACATTGTTCCCGGAGTGGTTTCTGTTTACATGTGGGAAGGGACGGTTCAGCAGGATCAGGAATGCCAGGTGATCGTTAAAACCAAAAAATCAGTGGAAAAGGAGCTTCGTGAAAGTATGTTTGAATTACATTCGTATGATTTGCCTGAATGGGTTGTGTTGGATATTAGTCATGCCAGTGAAGATTACGCAGATTGGATAAGAAAAAGTGTTAAATGA
- the groL gene encoding chaperonin GroEL (60 kDa chaperone family; promotes refolding of misfolded polypeptides especially under stressful conditions; forms two stacked rings of heptamers to form a barrel-shaped 14mer; ends can be capped by GroES; misfolded proteins enter the barrel where they are refolded when GroES binds) gives MAAKEVRFSDDARAKMLNGVNILANAVRVTLGPKGRNVVLDKSFGAPTITKDGVSVAKEIELEDKFENMGAQMVKEVASKANDEAGDGTTTATVLAQAIVTEGLKSVAAGMNPMDLKRGIDKAVAAAVEQLKALSTECKDSKSIAQVGTISANADEEIGNIIAEAMDKVGQEGVITVEEGQALENELDVVEGMQFDRGYLSPYFINNQENGTVELDNPYILLVDKKVSNIRELLPTLEAVAKASKPLLIIAEDVEGEALATLVVNNMRGIVKVAGVKAPGFGDRRKAMLQDIATLTGGTVVSEEIGMELEKIQLEDLGTAKRVVINKDNTTVVDGAGDQDAIQGRCAQIRQQIEESTSDYDKEKLQERLAKLSGGVAVIKVGAATEVEMKEKKDRVEDALHATRAAVEEGVVPGGGVALVRCAAKLADLQGDNEDQTHGVKLALRAMEAPLRQIAQNAGAEGSVVTNNVKAHDGNYGYNAGNDTYGDMLEMGILDPTKVTRSALQFAASIASLMITTEAMIADAPKKDGGSMPDMGGMGGMGGMGGMM, from the coding sequence ATGGCAGCAAAAGAAGTCCGTTTTTCCGACGACGCTCGTGCAAAAATGCTTAACGGCGTAAACATCCTTGCTAACGCAGTAAGAGTTACTTTGGGTCCTAAAGGCCGTAACGTAGTTTTAGACAAATCTTTCGGCGCTCCTACAATCACTAAAGACGGTGTATCTGTAGCCAAAGAAATCGAACTTGAAGACAAGTTTGAAAACATGGGCGCTCAAATGGTGAAAGAAGTAGCGTCTAAAGCAAACGACGAAGCAGGTGACGGTACAACTACTGCAACCGTATTAGCGCAAGCTATCGTAACCGAAGGTTTGAAATCAGTTGCAGCGGGCATGAACCCAATGGATCTGAAACGCGGTATCGACAAAGCGGTAGCCGCTGCTGTTGAGCAACTAAAAGCCCTTTCTACCGAATGTAAAGACAGCAAATCTATCGCTCAGGTAGGTACTATCTCTGCTAATGCTGACGAAGAAATCGGTAACATCATTGCAGAAGCAATGGACAAAGTAGGTCAAGAAGGTGTTATCACTGTAGAAGAAGGCCAGGCTCTGGAAAACGAACTGGACGTTGTAGAAGGTATGCAGTTCGACCGTGGTTACCTGTCTCCTTACTTCATCAACAATCAGGAAAATGGCACTGTTGAACTAGACAACCCATACATCCTGCTGGTTGACAAAAAAGTTTCTAACATTCGCGAATTGCTACCTACTTTGGAAGCTGTTGCAAAAGCATCCAAGCCTCTGTTGATCATCGCTGAAGACGTAGAAGGCGAAGCATTGGCAACATTGGTTGTAAACAACATGCGCGGCATCGTAAAAGTAGCGGGCGTCAAAGCACCTGGTTTCGGCGACCGTCGTAAAGCCATGTTACAAGACATCGCAACGTTGACTGGCGGTACTGTTGTTTCTGAAGAAATCGGTATGGAACTGGAAAAAATCCAGTTAGAAGATTTGGGTACAGCAAAACGCGTAGTTATCAATAAAGACAACACAACGGTTGTTGATGGCGCGGGCGACCAAGACGCAATCCAGGGTCGTTGCGCTCAAATTCGTCAACAAATCGAAGAATCAACTTCTGACTACGACAAAGAAAAACTGCAAGAGCGTTTGGCTAAATTGTCTGGCGGCGTAGCAGTTATCAAAGTTGGCGCAGCCACTGAAGTTGAAATGAAAGAGAAGAAAGACCGCGTAGAAGACGCGCTTCACGCAACTCGCGCAGCGGTTGAAGAAGGCGTAGTACCTGGTGGCGGTGTTGCTTTGGTACGTTGTGCTGCTAAATTGGCAGACCTACAAGGCGACAATGAAGACCAAACTCACGGCGTGAAATTGGCACTTCGTGCAATGGAAGCTCCTCTACGTCAAATCGCACAAAATGCGGGCGCAGAAGGCTCGGTTGTTACCAACAATGTTAAAGCTCACGACGGCAACTACGGTTACAACGCAGGTAACGACACCTACGGCGACATGTTGGAAATGGGTATCCTTGACCCAACTAAAGTAACGCGCTCTGCATTGCAATTCGCAGCGTCTATTGCCAGCTTGATGATCACCACCGAAGCCATGATTGCTGATGCACCGAAGAAAGACGGTGGCTCAATGCCTGACATGGGTGGCATGGGCGGCATGGGCGGTATGGGCGGTATGATGTAG
- a CDS encoding MFS transporter: MENTQIAQQAATQSNGHLRVLLALISTYIVFAILLNSVGTVILQSISSFGVSKTSASTLEGFKDIPIAVVSFLFAAYLPKFGFKRAMLTSMLIVASTSLLMPIVGNFMMTKLLFLSVGVSFALVKVSVYALIGKVSHSKTAHASNMNIVEGCFMVGVLMGYWLFAMYIDPDHPESMQWLSVYWLLAGICMANFLLLWSTDLPEDKHESEQVSGNSFASMLKLAWLPFVVMFVICAFFYVLIEQGVGTWLPTFNNTVLNLANHISVQITSIFAACLAIGRLSAGVVLRKLNWFPFLMICLFSMAGLILLVIPMAPENTGGELIQSWSAVPLAAFILPLVGLFMAPIYPAINSVVLSSLPTHQHAAMTGLIVIFSALGGTLGSLTTGMIFEHFDGQTAFYFMLCPIVILVISLSIYKKLLPAAHAD, translated from the coding sequence ATGGAAAACACTCAGATAGCCCAACAAGCTGCAACCCAAAGTAACGGGCATCTCCGTGTTTTGCTGGCGTTGATTAGCACTTACATCGTGTTTGCGATTTTGTTAAACAGCGTCGGAACCGTGATTTTGCAATCCATTTCCAGTTTTGGCGTAAGCAAAACCTCAGCCAGCACTTTAGAAGGTTTCAAAGACATTCCTATCGCAGTGGTTTCTTTCCTGTTTGCCGCTTATTTGCCTAAATTTGGCTTTAAACGCGCCATGCTCACCAGCATGTTGATTGTTGCCAGCACCAGCTTGCTCATGCCGATTGTGGGTAACTTTATGATGACCAAGCTGCTGTTTTTGTCGGTTGGCGTTAGCTTCGCGCTGGTAAAGGTCTCGGTTTATGCCTTGATAGGAAAGGTTTCCCACAGTAAAACAGCTCATGCCTCCAATATGAACATAGTTGAAGGGTGCTTTATGGTTGGCGTACTAATGGGTTATTGGCTATTTGCCATGTATATCGACCCGGATCATCCTGAATCCATGCAATGGCTGTCGGTTTACTGGCTTTTAGCTGGTATATGCATGGCGAACTTCTTATTGCTTTGGTCTACCGACCTTCCTGAAGACAAGCATGAATCAGAACAGGTTTCGGGCAATAGCTTTGCCTCCATGTTGAAACTGGCTTGGCTGCCCTTTGTGGTAATGTTCGTGATTTGCGCTTTTTTCTACGTGCTAATAGAGCAAGGTGTTGGAACCTGGTTGCCCACGTTCAACAACACAGTGCTGAATCTGGCGAACCACATCAGTGTGCAAATCACCAGTATTTTTGCTGCGTGCCTGGCTATTGGTCGTCTATCTGCCGGGGTTGTTTTGCGTAAGCTTAACTGGTTCCCTTTCCTGATGATTTGCCTGTTTTCCATGGCAGGGCTGATATTATTGGTTATTCCGATGGCTCCGGAAAATACGGGGGGCGAGTTGATTCAAAGCTGGTCAGCAGTCCCATTAGCCGCTTTTATTCTGCCATTGGTTGGCTTATTTATGGCGCCGATTTACCCGGCGATTAACTCCGTTGTATTAAGCTCGCTTCCTACTCATCAGCATGCTGCAATGACCGGCTTGATTGTGATCTTTTCCGCACTTGGCGGCACTTTGGGTAGTTTGACCACGGGCATGATATTCGAGCATTTTGATGGCCAAACAGCGTTCTATTTTATGTTGTGCCCCATCGTGATTTTGGTGATTTCACTGAGTATCTATAAGAAGCTTTTACCTGCGGCTCATGCGGATTGA